In the genome of Fulvivirga maritima, one region contains:
- a CDS encoding CTP synthase: MATAKYIFVTGGVTSSLGKGIISASLGKLLQARGFKVTIQKFDPYINIDPGTLNPYEHGECYVTDDGAETDLDLGHYERFLNTPTSQANNITTGRIYNNVITKERKGEYLGKTVQVVPHITDEIKRNIYLLGESGDYDFVITEIGGCVGDIESLPFIEAVRQVKWDVGTNNFLVIHLTLIPYLSAAKELKTKPTQHSVKQLLEAGIQPDILVCRSERRIPVEIRKKLALFCNVHINSVIESQDAETIYDVPLHMRKEKLAERVLTKLKMPNKTEPNLDMWKEFLGKLKNPTDEVKIGLVGKYVELPDAYKSIVEAFVHAGAQNECRIDLQYISSETITSENGDEVLSKLDGVLVAPGFGERGMEGKIETVKYLRENNIPFFGICLGMQCAVIEFARNVLKLEGASSTELNESTKHPVIDLMEEQKKVVDMGGTMRLGAYPCDLRKGSKASMVYGKTKISERHRHRYEFNNKYLEQIEKAGLQATGINPDTGLVEVVELKDHQWFVGVQYHPELKSTVLNPHPLFVKFVAAALEHKKAKSSKN, from the coding sequence ATGGCCACAGCAAAGTACATTTTCGTTACCGGTGGGGTAACATCTTCTTTAGGAAAAGGAATCATTTCAGCTTCACTAGGAAAGTTGCTGCAAGCCCGAGGCTTCAAAGTAACTATTCAAAAATTTGATCCATACATTAATATTGATCCAGGAACGTTAAATCCATATGAACATGGAGAGTGCTACGTTACTGACGATGGTGCCGAAACTGATCTTGACCTTGGCCATTATGAAAGATTTTTAAATACTCCTACGTCACAAGCTAATAACATTACTACTGGTCGTATTTATAATAACGTCATCACCAAAGAAAGAAAAGGTGAATACCTTGGCAAGACTGTACAGGTAGTACCTCACATTACTGATGAGATTAAAAGAAATATCTATCTTTTAGGTGAAAGCGGTGATTATGATTTTGTAATCACAGAAATTGGCGGTTGTGTAGGTGATATTGAGTCCCTGCCATTTATAGAGGCAGTACGTCAGGTAAAATGGGATGTTGGTACTAATAACTTCCTGGTAATACACCTTACGCTTATCCCCTATTTAAGTGCAGCTAAAGAATTAAAAACCAAGCCTACTCAGCACTCTGTAAAGCAACTACTCGAGGCGGGTATTCAGCCTGACATTTTAGTTTGCCGCTCAGAGAGAAGAATACCAGTAGAGATAAGAAAGAAACTGGCTCTGTTTTGCAACGTACATATTAATTCTGTTATCGAATCTCAAGATGCAGAAACTATTTATGATGTGCCATTGCATATGCGCAAAGAAAAATTGGCTGAGCGTGTGCTCACCAAATTAAAAATGCCTAATAAAACTGAGCCTAACCTCGATATGTGGAAGGAATTTTTAGGTAAACTAAAAAACCCAACTGATGAGGTAAAAATAGGTTTGGTAGGTAAATATGTAGAGTTACCTGATGCCTACAAATCTATAGTAGAAGCTTTTGTTCATGCTGGAGCTCAAAACGAATGCCGTATAGATTTACAATATATTTCTTCTGAAACCATTACTTCTGAAAATGGTGATGAAGTACTTTCTAAATTAGATGGCGTACTGGTAGCTCCTGGTTTTGGAGAGCGTGGTATGGAAGGTAAAATAGAAACTGTAAAGTATCTGAGAGAGAATAATATCCCTTTCTTCGGCATATGCTTAGGTATGCAGTGCGCTGTAATTGAGTTTGCCAGAAACGTGCTTAAACTAGAAGGAGCATCTTCTACTGAGCTTAATGAAAGCACCAAACACCCTGTTATCGACTTAATGGAAGAACAAAAGAAAGTTGTAGATATGGGCGGTACTATGAGATTAGGTGCTTATCCTTGCGATCTCAGAAAAGGCAGTAAGGCAAGTATGGTATATGGAAAAACAAAAATCTCTGAGCGTCATCGTCATAGATATGAGTTTAACAATAAATACCTAGAGCAAATAGAGAAAGCCGGATTACAAGCTACAGGCATTAATCCAGACACAGGATTGGTAGAGGTAGTAGAGTTAAAAGACCACCAATGGTTCGTTGGAGTACAGTATCATCCTGAATTAAAGAGTACAGTACTTAATCCTCACCCATTATTTGTTAAGTTTGTAGCTGCTGCGTTAGAGCATAAAAAAGCAAAAAGTTCAAAAAATTAA
- the yidC gene encoding membrane protein insertase YidC gives MDRNQATGLILIALLLMGYFYFFAPDPKPSNEQFPSDSLVVKGPAESEIESDTVSTIEESDSLTNLKHQQQYGIFAAGATGADKIFTLENENIKVDLSSKGGKISKVELKNFETYYHEPLILLDEESNNFSLLYNDNGRNIDLNTLYYTPSTSSNGDTTIVTYSLNLGGGKSIQHIYSLGPDSYQVKYHMELKGLSQQNGQLTYVWDDDLKTQEKDLKLSRTNTNINYYLGSEDFDELNARSSGTQTEEIQEPVKWIAIKQRFFVSAIIAKNHFSTAKLQTSFTEQDTSKVKNANVTTTIPIADLEKGKGDFSYYFGPNDFHILKNVTPDFESNLYLGWPPMKWINRFVIIPLFDLLSSFISNYGIIIIIMVLLIKLVLSPLSYKSYLSMAKMKVLKPELDEIKEKHGDDMTKAQQEQMKLYSKVGVSPLSGCIPMLLQMPILFAMFTFFPQSIELRGKSFLWAEDLSTYDSIFHLPFEIPFYGDHVSLFVLLMTMSTILYTWSNQQVSSVQGPMKSVSYFMPIIFLFVLNSYPAALSFYYFVSNLVTFAQQAIIRKFVDEDKIRVIMDENKKRNANKKKSKFKLRLEEAMKASQQQQQKPKKKKIKIFKNTLRLL, from the coding sequence ATGGATAGAAATCAAGCAACAGGTTTGATATTAATTGCCTTATTGCTAATGGGCTATTTTTATTTTTTCGCCCCGGATCCAAAGCCGAGCAATGAGCAATTTCCGAGTGACTCGTTAGTAGTGAAAGGACCTGCTGAAAGTGAAATAGAAAGCGACACCGTTTCAACTATAGAAGAAAGTGATTCTTTAACCAACCTCAAACACCAGCAGCAATACGGAATATTTGCTGCAGGAGCTACCGGGGCTGATAAAATATTTACCCTTGAAAACGAAAATATCAAGGTAGACTTATCAAGCAAAGGAGGTAAAATATCAAAAGTAGAACTCAAAAATTTTGAGACCTATTACCATGAGCCTCTCATTTTATTGGATGAAGAAAGCAACAACTTCTCTCTATTGTACAATGACAATGGTAGAAATATTGACTTAAATACTTTATACTATACCCCTTCTACCAGCTCTAATGGAGATACTACTATAGTAACTTATAGTTTAAACCTGGGAGGAGGAAAATCAATACAACATATTTACTCCTTAGGCCCTGATTCATATCAGGTGAAATATCACATGGAGTTAAAAGGCCTTTCTCAGCAAAATGGTCAGCTTACTTACGTTTGGGATGATGACCTAAAAACACAAGAGAAAGACTTAAAACTTAGTAGAACTAACACTAACATCAACTATTATTTAGGTAGTGAAGATTTTGACGAGTTAAATGCCCGAAGCAGTGGCACACAAACTGAAGAGATTCAAGAACCAGTAAAATGGATTGCTATTAAACAAAGGTTCTTTGTATCAGCTATTATCGCTAAAAATCACTTCAGTACGGCTAAGCTACAAACCTCTTTTACGGAGCAAGATACATCTAAAGTGAAAAATGCCAATGTTACTACCACCATACCAATCGCTGATTTGGAAAAGGGCAAAGGTGACTTTTCATATTACTTTGGACCAAATGATTTTCATATTCTAAAAAATGTTACTCCTGACTTTGAGAGTAACCTTTATTTAGGATGGCCTCCTATGAAATGGATTAACAGATTTGTAATTATACCTCTGTTTGATCTATTAAGTAGCTTTATCAGTAATTATGGTATCATCATCATCATCATGGTGTTGCTTATTAAGCTGGTATTATCTCCACTTTCATACAAGTCATACCTTTCTATGGCTAAAATGAAAGTACTTAAGCCTGAGCTTGATGAGATAAAAGAAAAGCACGGAGATGACATGACTAAAGCTCAGCAAGAGCAAATGAAGCTTTATTCTAAAGTAGGTGTAAGCCCTCTTAGTGGCTGTATCCCTATGCTGCTTCAAATGCCTATCTTGTTTGCTATGTTCACCTTCTTCCCTCAATCTATTGAGCTAAGAGGAAAGAGCTTCTTATGGGCTGAAGATTTGTCTACTTATGACAGTATCTTCCACCTTCCATTTGAAATACCATTTTATGGTGATCATGTAAGTTTATTTGTGCTTTTAATGACTATGTCTACTATACTTTACACATGGTCTAACCAGCAAGTAAGCTCAGTACAAGGGCCTATGAAATCAGTTTCTTATTTCATGCCTATCATCTTCTTATTTGTGCTAAACTCTTATCCGGCAGCATTAAGTTTTTATTATTTTGTATCTAACTTGGTAACATTTGCTCAACAGGCTATCATTAGAAAGTTTGTAGATGAAGATAAGATCAGAGTAATCATGGATGAAAACAAAAAACGCAATGCCAATAAGAAAAAATCTAAGTTTAAGCTCAGGTTGGAAGAGGCTATGAAAGCCAGCCAACAGCAGCAACAGAAACCAAAAAAGAAAAAAATAAAAATTTTCAAAAATACATTAAGGCTCTTATAA
- a CDS encoding ParA family protein: protein MSKVIAIANQKGGVGKTTSAINLAASLAALEYKTLVIDADPQANSTSGVGLNPKDVEVSIYECMVDNIDVKEAISETELKYLDILPSHIDLVGAEVEMVSIDRREERMKDALKEVKEEYDFIVIDCSPSLGLITINALTASDSVIIPVQCEYFALEGLGKLLNTIKIIQTRLNPDLEIEGILLTMYDVRLRLSNQVVDEVKTHFKKIVFDTIIPRNIKLSESPSFGVPAIAHDAESKGAISYLNLAKEILSKNGAI, encoded by the coding sequence ATGAGTAAAGTAATTGCCATTGCAAACCAAAAAGGTGGAGTAGGAAAAACCACCTCTGCTATAAATCTTGCTGCTAGTTTAGCTGCATTAGAGTACAAAACCCTTGTAATTGATGCAGATCCTCAGGCCAACTCTACCTCTGGGGTAGGCTTAAACCCTAAGGATGTAGAAGTAAGTATTTACGAGTGCATGGTTGACAATATCGATGTAAAAGAAGCTATCAGCGAAACTGAGCTTAAATATCTGGATATATTACCGTCACACATAGACCTTGTAGGTGCTGAAGTGGAAATGGTAAGCATAGACAGAAGAGAAGAACGCATGAAAGATGCACTTAAAGAAGTGAAAGAAGAATATGATTTCATTGTCATAGACTGCTCTCCTTCCCTGGGTCTTATCACTATTAATGCGCTCACTGCTTCAGATTCTGTCATCATACCTGTACAGTGCGAGTATTTCGCCCTGGAAGGACTTGGTAAACTCCTGAACACAATCAAAATTATACAGACCAGGCTTAACCCTGATTTAGAAATTGAAGGCATCCTGCTTACCATGTATGATGTAAGATTGAGATTATCTAACCAAGTAGTAGATGAAGTGAAAACTCATTTCAAGAAAATTGTGTTTGATACCATAATACCAAGAAACATCAAACTTAGTGAATCTCCCAGCTTCGGTGTGCCTGCCATAGCGCATGATGCAGAAAGTAAAGGAGCTATCAGCTACCTCAATCTTGCTAAGGAGATCCTGAGTAAAAATGGCGCGATCTAA
- a CDS encoding ParB/RepB/Spo0J family partition protein, which yields MAKKPMKKRNGLGRGLGALLEDSPAREGKETSFDSPSNVGSINEINIDFIETNPFQPRTHFDQTALEELSESIKVQGIIQPITVRKLSTDKYQLISGERRFQASKLAGLGKIPAYVRTADDQQMLEMALIENIQRENLNAIEIALSYQRLLTECELKQEQLGDRVGKNRTTVNNYLRLLKLPPDIQAALRDKRISMGHARALITIENVDLQLDIFKKIINEDLSVRKVEELVRQSLSGKTKNKETKEEPENGKEIVQLQSKLTSHFGTRVKVKSDGNKGEIKIPFVSVDDLNRILDILEV from the coding sequence ATGGCAAAAAAACCAATGAAAAAAAGAAACGGATTAGGTAGAGGGTTAGGAGCATTATTAGAAGATTCTCCGGCCAGAGAGGGTAAAGAAACATCTTTTGACAGCCCCTCAAATGTAGGGTCGATCAATGAGATCAATATTGATTTTATAGAAACCAACCCATTTCAGCCAAGAACCCACTTTGACCAGACAGCCCTGGAAGAGCTATCTGAATCAATAAAAGTTCAAGGCATTATTCAACCCATAACGGTAAGAAAACTATCTACTGATAAGTACCAACTTATAAGTGGAGAAAGACGTTTCCAGGCCTCTAAACTAGCTGGCTTGGGAAAAATACCGGCTTACGTAAGAACAGCTGACGACCAGCAAATGCTGGAAATGGCTCTGATAGAAAATATTCAGAGAGAAAACCTCAATGCAATAGAAATTGCTTTGAGTTACCAAAGGCTGCTTACAGAATGTGAATTAAAGCAAGAGCAACTAGGAGACAGAGTAGGTAAAAACAGAACCACTGTAAATAACTACCTGCGCTTACTTAAGCTTCCGCCAGATATTCAGGCTGCACTAAGAGATAAAAGAATCTCTATGGGGCATGCCAGAGCGCTTATCACCATCGAAAACGTAGATTTACAGCTAGATATCTTCAAAAAGATAATTAATGAAGATCTTTCTGTAAGAAAAGTGGAAGAGCTTGTAAGGCAATCATTATCAGGCAAAACAAAAAATAAGGAAACTAAGGAAGAGCCTGAAAATGGCAAGGAAATTGTTCAACTTCAATCAAAATTAACTTCACATTTTGGCACCAGAGTAAAGGTGAAATCAGACGGTAACAAAGGAGAAATAAAAATACCTTTTGTATCCGTAGATGATCTGAACCGCATTCTGGATATTTTAGAAGTATAA
- a CDS encoding DUF5683 domain-containing protein, with translation MKNFFLSTVLIAFFGVTCQAQITPPSASQDTTRSDEQQEILIGNNNAHIEEIDTYADRFVPRKASLYAAVLPGAGQIYNKKYWKLPFVYGGFIALGYAVHYYDGLYQDQREELFRVLNDSNYNSIYGSETTIRSNIDNARRERDFYLIMTGVLYLLQIADAHIDAHLKEFDLNPQLKVSLEPSFENSQYFGYNAGLSLKLKF, from the coding sequence ATGAAGAATTTCTTTCTAAGTACAGTGTTAATTGCTTTTTTTGGTGTAACCTGCCAGGCACAAATAACACCTCCTTCCGCCTCACAAGATACTACACGTAGTGATGAACAGCAGGAGATTTTAATAGGTAACAACAACGCTCATATTGAGGAAATAGACACCTATGCCGATAGATTTGTACCCAGAAAAGCCTCTTTATACGCTGCTGTGCTTCCCGGTGCCGGGCAAATTTACAATAAGAAATACTGGAAGCTCCCCTTCGTGTACGGGGGTTTTATTGCTCTTGGTTATGCCGTACATTATTATGATGGTTTATACCAGGATCAAAGAGAAGAGCTTTTCAGAGTACTCAATGATAGTAACTATAACTCCATTTACGGCAGTGAAACCACTATCAGAAGTAATATAGATAACGCCAGAAGAGAACGTGACTTTTACCTCATTATGACTGGTGTGCTATATTTACTACAAATTGCAGATGCACATATTGATGCTCACCTCAAAGAGTTCGATTTAAACCCACAACTAAAAGTATCTTTGGAGCCCTCATTTGAAAATTCACAATATTTTGGTTACAATGCAGGGCTATCATTAAAACTAAAATTTTGA
- the dapB gene encoding 4-hydroxy-tetrahydrodipicolinate reductase: MKILLLGYGKMGKAIEAIAVKKGHEIVGKINDDNIADLEDYNGSNTDVAIEFSQPSAAYDNLEYCLENDIPVICGTTGWLDSKPEIERLCESNKGTFFYASNYSIGVNIFFKVNEYLAELMEEYNEYNVSIEEIHHTEKKDIPSGTAISIAEGIIANNDKVKAWTLDQSENDNEVKIDSIRKDKVPGTHTVTYKSAIDNIEIKHTAHSREGFALGAVLVAEWVKDKKGVLTMDDFLDI; the protein is encoded by the coding sequence ATGAAAATCCTTTTATTAGGTTATGGTAAAATGGGCAAAGCTATTGAAGCAATAGCTGTTAAAAAAGGCCACGAAATAGTAGGAAAAATTAACGATGACAACATAGCCGACCTAGAAGACTACAACGGCTCCAATACTGATGTTGCCATTGAGTTTAGTCAACCTAGTGCTGCCTATGATAACTTGGAGTATTGCCTTGAAAATGACATACCTGTAATCTGTGGAACCACTGGCTGGTTAGACAGTAAGCCTGAGATTGAAAGGCTTTGCGAAAGCAATAAAGGAACCTTCTTTTACGCCTCTAACTACAGCATAGGCGTAAATATATTCTTTAAGGTAAATGAATACTTAGCGGAGCTCATGGAAGAATATAACGAGTATAACGTTTCTATAGAGGAGATCCACCATACAGAGAAAAAAGATATCCCTAGCGGTACAGCTATCTCTATTGCTGAAGGTATAATAGCCAATAACGATAAGGTTAAAGCCTGGACACTAGATCAGTCAGAAAATGACAATGAAGTAAAAATAGACTCTATCAGAAAAGATAAAGTTCCTGGTACACATACCGTAACCTATAAGTCTGCCATAGACAATATCGAAATAAAGCATACAGCGCACTCTAGAGAAGGTTTCGCTTTGGGAGCTGTGTTAGTTGCAGAGTGGGTAAAAGATAAAAAAGGAGTCCTTACTATGGATGACTTTCTTGATATCTAA
- the lepB gene encoding signal peptidase I has translation MVFAVIAATLIRWIFMEAFTIPTPSMEKSLLVGDFLFVSKFHYGTRTPATPLQMPLTHQKIWGTDIPSYLDWIQLPQYRLPGISHVKRGDVVVFNVPPISLNDGIDYPVDLKTNYIKRCVGTPGDVLKIEDKQVIINGTPMDNPEEMQYDYLVYSKNGISNRIIDQYNLDVVGYENNEGTLYKMFLTSDQVEELKKLSFITDVKEYPHYGQGDWDPQIFPKDKELFPWNGDWYGPLTIPAEGATIDINEKNLLIYGDVITLYDHTENAEIKGGKLYIDGKEVTKYTFNQDYYFMMGDNRHNSLDSRYWGFVPADHIVGKGFFIWLSLNANKSGFSKVRWERFFNLIR, from the coding sequence ATAGTATTTGCCGTAATAGCAGCTACTTTGATCAGGTGGATATTTATGGAAGCCTTTACCATACCTACTCCTTCTATGGAAAAATCACTATTAGTGGGTGATTTCCTTTTTGTGAGTAAGTTTCACTATGGTACACGTACGCCGGCCACTCCCCTACAAATGCCTTTGACTCATCAAAAAATATGGGGTACTGACATCCCTTCATATCTTGATTGGATCCAACTACCTCAATACCGACTACCGGGAATTTCTCATGTAAAAAGAGGCGATGTAGTAGTATTTAACGTACCTCCTATCTCGCTCAATGATGGTATTGACTACCCTGTAGACCTTAAAACCAATTACATTAAAAGATGTGTAGGAACACCTGGTGATGTATTAAAAATAGAAGACAAGCAGGTAATAATAAACGGCACTCCTATGGATAACCCTGAAGAGATGCAGTATGACTACCTGGTATATTCTAAAAATGGTATTAGTAACCGAATTATAGATCAGTATAATCTTGATGTAGTAGGGTATGAAAACAATGAAGGTACCTTATACAAGATGTTCCTTACCTCTGACCAGGTAGAGGAGCTAAAGAAGCTGAGTTTTATAACTGATGTTAAAGAATATCCTCACTATGGTCAAGGCGATTGGGATCCACAAATATTCCCTAAAGACAAAGAGCTTTTCCCTTGGAATGGAGACTGGTATGGTCCTTTAACTATACCTGCTGAAGGGGCTACTATTGATATCAATGAGAAAAACCTACTGATCTATGGAGATGTAATCACCCTTTATGATCATACGGAAAATGCGGAAATAAAAGGCGGAAAACTTTATATTGATGGCAAAGAAGTAACTAAGTACACTTTCAATCAGGACTACTACTTTATGATGGGAGATAACCGTCATAATTCATTAGACTCTAGATATTGGGGATTTGTACCCGCTGATCATATTGTAGGTAAAGGTTTCTTTATCTGGCTTTCTCTAAATGCTAACAAAAGCGGATTTAGTAAAGTAAGATGGGAAAGATTCTTTAACCTGATCAGATAA
- the ung gene encoding uracil-DNA glycosylase → MEVKIADSWKNKLTNEFEKTYFQNLVKFVKSEYQQYTIYPPGKEIFNAFDYCSFDETRVVIIGQDPYHGPDQANGLCFSVRDGIRKPPSLLNIFKEIKSELGKEIPESGNLERWAEQGVLLLNATLTVRANTAGSHQKKGWEEFTDAVIKTISDEKEGVVFLLWGAYAQKKGSIIDADKHYVLKSAHPSPFAADRGFFGNDHFIKTNEYLQKQGKPTINW, encoded by the coding sequence ATGGAAGTAAAAATTGCAGATTCATGGAAAAATAAATTAACTAATGAGTTTGAGAAGACTTATTTTCAAAATTTAGTGAAATTTGTTAAGTCAGAGTATCAGCAATACACCATATACCCTCCGGGAAAAGAAATATTTAATGCTTTTGATTATTGTAGTTTTGATGAAACCCGAGTAGTGATAATAGGGCAAGACCCTTATCATGGCCCGGATCAGGCTAATGGTTTATGCTTTTCTGTAAGAGACGGGATAAGAAAGCCTCCTTCATTACTCAATATATTCAAAGAGATTAAGTCCGAGTTAGGTAAAGAAATACCAGAATCAGGTAATTTGGAAAGATGGGCCGAGCAGGGAGTTTTGCTTCTTAATGCTACCCTTACCGTTAGGGCTAATACGGCAGGATCTCACCAGAAAAAGGGCTGGGAAGAATTTACTGATGCTGTAATTAAAACTATTTCTGATGAAAAGGAGGGAGTAGTATTTCTTCTGTGGGGTGCTTATGCACAAAAGAAAGGAAGTATAATAGATGCCGATAAGCATTATGTGCTTAAATCTGCTCATCCGTCACCATTTGCTGCTGACAGGGGCTTTTTTGGTAATGATCATTTTATTAAGACTAATGAATACCTGCAAAAGCAGGGGAAGCCGACCATCAATTGGTAG
- the apaG gene encoding Co2+/Mg2+ efflux protein ApaG — MVTEITQGIKVSVEAEYQPGYSSPSQYHYVFTYRVTIENQNENTIQLLSRHWHISDAGYANREVQGEGVVGQQPIMEPGQQHQYVSGCNLKSGIGKMYGVFIMERIVDGHRFEVSIPQFHMVAPFKLN; from the coding sequence ATGGTAACAGAAATAACTCAGGGGATAAAAGTAAGTGTAGAGGCTGAGTACCAGCCCGGCTACTCAAGCCCCAGTCAATATCACTATGTTTTCACTTATAGAGTAACTATCGAAAATCAAAATGAGAATACCATACAGTTACTCAGCAGGCATTGGCACATTAGTGATGCAGGCTATGCTAACCGCGAAGTTCAGGGAGAAGGGGTAGTAGGCCAGCAGCCTATTATGGAGCCTGGTCAACAGCACCAATATGTATCCGGATGCAATTTAAAATCAGGTATAGGTAAGATGTATGGCGTTTTTATAATGGAAAGAATTGTAGATGGGCATAGGTTCGAAGTATCCATTCCTCAATTTCATATGGTAGCTCCATTTAAACTTAATTAA
- a CDS encoding O-methyltransferase, with product MQQKIQQLKSFLWYWLKAEDKHSLHPPFVFSLYTSVFQNRDQPECFKAIKKAQKEFQQSKEEIKVTDFGAGSTVAKSGTRKLAQIATNGITRAKYSQLLYKICRFINAQQVVELGTSIGINTLYLSYACANGTVTTFEGATALAQRAQKLFNEHKADNIKIVTGNIDNTLEPNLPDKVDLAFFDANHKTAPTLQYFHTVLDHAHEDSCFVFDDIHWSAEMETAWEEIKHHPDVSLSMDVFQFGLIFFKKGIKKQHYILQF from the coding sequence GTGCAACAAAAAATTCAGCAATTAAAAAGTTTTTTGTGGTATTGGTTAAAAGCTGAAGACAAGCATTCATTACATCCTCCTTTTGTTTTCTCTTTATACACCAGTGTTTTTCAAAACAGAGATCAGCCCGAGTGCTTTAAGGCAATTAAAAAAGCACAAAAAGAATTTCAACAAAGTAAAGAAGAAATAAAAGTAACTGATTTTGGAGCCGGATCTACCGTAGCCAAATCAGGAACCAGAAAACTAGCTCAAATTGCCACCAATGGCATTACCAGAGCTAAATACTCTCAATTACTTTACAAAATTTGCCGCTTTATAAACGCTCAGCAAGTAGTTGAGCTTGGCACCTCCATAGGCATCAACACACTTTACCTGAGCTACGCTTGTGCCAATGGAACGGTAACCACCTTTGAAGGAGCCACAGCATTAGCACAAAGAGCTCAAAAGCTATTTAATGAGCATAAAGCTGATAATATCAAAATAGTAACAGGCAATATTGACAACACCTTAGAGCCTAATTTACCTGATAAAGTAGACCTGGCTTTTTTTGATGCGAATCACAAAACAGCCCCTACCCTTCAGTATTTCCATACGGTATTAGATCATGCCCATGAAGACTCTTGCTTTGTTTTTGATGATATACACTGGTCTGCAGAAATGGAAACCGCCTGGGAAGAAATAAAACATCACCCTGATGTTAGCCTTTCGATGGATGTCTTTCAATTTGGTCTTATCTTTTTCAAAAAAGGCATCAAAAAACAGCATTATATTTTACAATTCTGA
- a CDS encoding XRE family transcriptional regulator: MRDSKLRPQRVTMLRELLQMSQVKFAEKINISQGALSQIENGKSQISLETLRSISNELQVNCNWLVNGTGDIFQQDEEEAYEEVRKSEKVSIQLVYDGQSIVPFVKEEAHAGYINGYDDPSYLQTLDVYKIPGYQNGNYRLFEIEGESMTPTIFPREIVICSHIENRETIENGTLCVIVTKEGIVAKRVYFYENDNQLFILKSDNSKFKTYSIQDKKVLEIWKIEAKITTVFVESGLVDAKRIEKLENNLETLRREVRKLTDTPRD, from the coding sequence ATGAGAGATAGCAAATTGAGACCTCAAAGGGTGACCATGCTTAGAGAACTTCTTCAGATGTCTCAGGTGAAGTTTGCTGAGAAAATAAATATTTCACAAGGAGCCTTATCTCAGATTGAGAACGGCAAATCTCAGATATCCTTAGAAACTCTTCGGAGTATAAGTAATGAGTTACAAGTGAATTGCAACTGGTTAGTAAACGGAACTGGAGATATTTTTCAGCAAGACGAAGAAGAAGCGTATGAAGAAGTAAGAAAAAGCGAGAAAGTATCCATTCAATTGGTATATGATGGTCAAAGCATAGTTCCTTTTGTAAAAGAGGAGGCTCATGCCGGATATATTAACGGATATGATGATCCCTCCTACCTTCAAACCTTGGATGTTTATAAGATACCAGGGTACCAGAACGGGAATTACCGCCTGTTTGAAATAGAAGGAGAAAGCATGACGCCCACTATTTTTCCCAGAGAGATTGTGATATGCTCACACATTGAAAACAGGGAAACAATAGAAAACGGCACCTTGTGTGTTATAGTGACCAAAGAAGGCATTGTAGCAAAACGAGTTTACTTTTATGAAAATGATAATCAGCTTTTTATCCTTAAAAGTGATAATAGTAAATTCAAAACTTACAGCATTCAGGATAAAAAAGTGCTGGAAATATGGAAAATAGAGGCCAAGATTACCACTGTTTTTGTAGAATCAGGACTGGTAGACGCTAAAAGAATAGAAAAGCTAGAGAATAATTTAGAAACACTTAGAAGGGAAGTAAGAAAACTCACCGATACTCCACGAGACTGA
- a CDS encoding DUF7218 family protein — MAKDHGSSIKNDEQYEELRKKGLSKEKAARIANTPDSGKKGGKAKPYEERTKDDLMKQAQKIDIEGRSKMNKIELITALRNH; from the coding sequence ATGGCAAAGGATCATGGATCGTCTATAAAAAACGACGAGCAATACGAAGAATTAAGAAAAAAGGGTTTAAGCAAAGAAAAAGCTGCCCGAATTGCTAATACACCTGACTCTGGGAAAAAGGGAGGCAAGGCAAAACCTTATGAGGAAAGAACTAAGGATGACCTTATGAAGCAGGCCCAGAAAATAGACATAGAAGGCAGAAGTAAAATGAATAAAATTGAGCTAATCACAGCCTTAAGAAACCACTAA